Proteins encoded in a region of the Pieris napi chromosome 5, ilPieNapi1.2, whole genome shotgun sequence genome:
- the LOC125049764 gene encoding autophagy protein 12-like, with amino-acid sequence MSDEKAEDVSQSDSQVENTKENGDASKTDKVKVDILLKATGNAPIMKKKKWAVDAEKPIGWIVEFVRKYLKLEADEKLFLYVNQTFAPSPDQIIKNLYECFGTDGKLVLHYCKSQAWG; translated from the exons ATGAGCGACGAAAAGGCTGAAGATGTATCTCAGAGCGATTCTCAAGTAGAAAATACCAAAGAAAATGGTGATGCTTCTAAAACTGATAAAGTTAAAG TGGACATACTTCTGAAAGCGACAGGAAATGCCCCcattatgaaaaagaaaaaatgggCAGTTGATGCAGAGAAACCAATTGGTTGGATTGTTGAATTTGTGagaaagtatttaaaattagaagctgATGAAAAACTA TTCCTGTATGTTAACCAAACATTTGCACCATCCCCAgaccaaataataaaaaatctatatgaGTGTTTTGGAACAGATGGCAAATTAGTGTTACACTACTGTAAAAGCCAAGCTTGGGGATGa